A window of Dorea formicigenerans contains these coding sequences:
- a CDS encoding immunity protein YezG family protein produces MGFFDKFKKKETKIENEPEHFLYSEEALDRYEAFISEQFGEYEQVFHEIVSPDIHLDIIIVPPTEKNNYYKLITMGMGAYGMNVPDNLREYELERAELVLYLPPTWNIKSEKEEDYWPIQQLKIIARLPIEYNSWVGSGHTISGSEENEPYAENTGFCSIMLINALNSDFGELDLRIEGVGKINFYQLFPLYQEELEYKKEHGANELLEKFSDDDIKPIVNISRKNYGLNTDNDIENELAELYNKLANLIASTCPKNWEEFHYLGEVENGKKSWSSTFYVKEADSGNYVKGLDLVTISDQCINAMDTILLQIYECFMKNDYKPWEQLSLSVKNTGDFNVKYQYDVMEKSEYGQTERETIWAYETFGWKPENSPFLMNI; encoded by the coding sequence ATGGGATTTTTTGATAAGTTCAAGAAAAAAGAAACTAAGATTGAAAATGAGCCAGAACATTTCTTATATTCAGAAGAGGCGCTGGATCGATATGAAGCATTTATCTCAGAGCAGTTTGGAGAATATGAACAGGTTTTTCATGAAATTGTTTCACCAGATATTCATTTGGACATTATTATCGTTCCGCCGACGGAAAAGAACAATTACTATAAACTTATCACCATGGGAATGGGCGCATATGGAATGAATGTGCCGGATAATTTGCGTGAGTATGAGTTGGAGCGGGCTGAGTTAGTTCTGTATTTGCCACCGACATGGAACATAAAGTCTGAAAAAGAAGAGGATTACTGGCCAATCCAGCAATTGAAAATTATTGCAAGACTGCCAATTGAGTACAATTCCTGGGTGGGAAGTGGACATACCATATCTGGCAGCGAGGAAAATGAACCATATGCGGAGAATACCGGATTTTGCAGTATAATGCTGATAAATGCTTTGAATAGTGACTTCGGAGAACTTGATTTAAGAATTGAAGGCGTGGGAAAGATTAACTTTTACCAGCTGTTCCCGCTTTATCAGGAAGAATTAGAATATAAAAAAGAGCATGGCGCCAATGAATTACTGGAAAAATTCAGTGATGATGATATTAAGCCGATTGTAAATATCAGTAGAAAGAATTACGGATTGAACACAGACAATGATATAGAAAATGAACTGGCAGAATTGTATAATAAGCTTGCTAATCTTATTGCATCAACATGTCCAAAGAATTGGGAAGAATTTCATTATCTGGGAGAAGTAGAGAATGGAAAGAAAAGCTGGTCGTCTACTTTTTATGTAAAAGAAGCGGATTCTGGAAATTATGTAAAAGGTCTTGATCTTGTAACTATTAGTGATCAGTGTATAAATGCTATGGATACAATTTTGCTTCAGATTTATGAGTGCTTTATGAAAAATGATTATAAACCATGGGAGCAGCTTAGTCTTTCTGTAAAAAATACGGGAGATTTTAATGTGAAGTATCAGTATGATGTTATGGAAAAATCAGAATATGGACAGACAGAGAGGGAAACAATCTGGGCATATGAAACATTTGGCTGGAAGCCAGAGAACAGTCCGTTTTTAATGAACATTTAG
- a CDS encoding nitroreductase family protein: protein MELMELLKLRRTYRRFKQEPISDEIIDEMLTAARYASSAANLQPLSYVVVKSQEKVKEVFGHTKWAGYLPKEEGQPKAGEEPVLFIGIIENENINRGQYCDTDAGLAISNMTLAAWNHGVGSCIIGACDKAELSNMFGLKEEQKLHTVVAFGYPSHTSKMEDAKDGNIKYYLDENKDYVVPKRKREDIVKYL, encoded by the coding sequence ATGGAACTGATGGAATTATTAAAGCTAAGAAGAACTTACCGGAGATTTAAGCAAGAGCCAATATCTGATGAGATTATTGATGAAATGCTGACTGCAGCCCGCTATGCGTCAAGTGCGGCAAATTTACAGCCATTAAGCTATGTTGTTGTGAAGTCGCAGGAGAAGGTAAAAGAAGTATTCGGACATACGAAATGGGCAGGTTATCTCCCGAAAGAGGAAGGGCAGCCGAAAGCCGGGGAAGAACCGGTCTTATTCATAGGAATTATAGAAAATGAGAATATTAACCGGGGACAATATTGTGATACAGATGCCGGACTGGCAATCAGCAATATGACACTGGCGGCATGGAACCATGGAGTAGGAAGTTGTATCATTGGGGCTTGTGATAAAGCAGAACTTTCCAATATGTTTGGACTTAAAGAAGAACAGAAGCTTCATACAGTTGTAGCATTTGGTTATCCGAGTCACACAAGCAAAATGGAAGACGCAAAAGACGGAAATATCAAATATTATCTCGATGAGAATAAAGATTATGTAGTACCGAAGCGAAAACGGGAAGATATCGTGAAATATTTGTAA
- a CDS encoding EFR1 family ferrodoxin (N-terminal region resembles flavodoxins. C-terminal ferrodoxin region binds two 4Fe-4S clusters.): MVLYFSGTGNSKYIAKRIAEAIQENAVDLNMKIKEKDTSPLQTGRDVIIVTPTYAWRIPKIVSEWIDKTEFIDGKRIWFVMNCGSEIGNAAKYNRELSEQKKLQYMGTARILMPENYIAMFDAPKAEEVRKIVAKAEPDIEKVIAYIRNGKEFCLPRNNLYDRFMSGPVNPIFYKFFVKANAFQANDSCIGCGQCVKKCPLNNIHLEQERPVWGEKCTHCMACICYCPTEAIEYGKKSVGKPRYHFEAL, translated from the coding sequence TTGGTTCTTTATTTTTCAGGAACAGGAAACAGTAAATATATTGCAAAACGGATTGCCGAGGCAATACAGGAAAATGCAGTAGATTTAAACATGAAAATAAAAGAAAAGGATACATCGCCATTGCAGACTGGCAGAGATGTGATTATTGTGACACCGACTTATGCCTGGCGCATTCCAAAGATTGTATCAGAGTGGATTGATAAAACGGAATTCATTGATGGAAAACGTATCTGGTTTGTTATGAATTGTGGCAGTGAGATAGGAAATGCAGCAAAATACAATCGGGAGCTTTCAGAACAAAAGAAACTTCAATATATGGGAACAGCACGGATTCTCATGCCCGAGAATTATATTGCCATGTTTGATGCACCAAAAGCAGAAGAAGTACGGAAAATTGTAGCAAAAGCCGAACCTGATATTGAAAAAGTCATTGCATATATCAGAAATGGAAAAGAATTTTGCTTGCCACGTAATAATCTATATGACCGTTTTATGAGTGGACCGGTAAACCCTATTTTCTATAAATTTTTTGTGAAAGCCAACGCATTTCAGGCAAATGATTCCTGCATCGGTTGCGGACAATGCGTAAAAAAGTGCCCGCTTAATAATATTCACCTGGAACAGGAGAGGCCTGTCTGGGGTGAAAAATGTACACATTGCATGGCATGCATCTGTTACTGCCCGACTGAGGCAATTGAATATGGAAAGAAGAGCGTCGGAAAACCAAGGTATCATTTTGAAGCTTTGTAA
- a CDS encoding NERD domain-containing protein, producing the protein MGIFSKPEIIIFKESNSAEEHLAKLEELLPRATGKVKENIQKEIILTKAGIDGEKKVLYELKNSNMDLVVLQDICIRAKDGREAQIDFVIVTSKLMILLECKNLVGNIEIDSKGNFIRTIQYGKRYWKEGIYSPITQNERHMEVLKECKSEEWNTVMGAMVRMSFSSFHKSLVVLANEKTYLNDRYAKKEVKEQVIRADQLIATIRRMNSESKLPKSTKKEMLGFGEKMLERDTGERKDYAARYEELIDLVEAEEMEIIEKEEATVDAKTVVAESVDGEQKVMPQIEEEPAMMNPTILEEVQKEIPATTGKIICPVCGGELVLRTARRGANTGKQFYGCSSFPRCRYILNIAENLEKSDTSHSKK; encoded by the coding sequence ATGGGGATTTTTTCAAAGCCGGAAATTATAATTTTTAAGGAGTCAAACAGTGCAGAGGAGCATTTGGCAAAACTGGAAGAGTTACTTCCAAGAGCGACTGGGAAAGTAAAAGAGAATATTCAGAAAGAAATAATTCTTACAAAAGCAGGAATTGATGGAGAGAAGAAAGTTCTTTATGAATTAAAAAATAGTAATATGGATTTGGTTGTATTGCAGGATATCTGTATCCGGGCAAAAGATGGCAGGGAAGCACAGATTGATTTCGTGATTGTAACAAGCAAGCTGATGATTTTGCTGGAATGCAAGAACCTAGTGGGAAATATAGAAATTGATTCGAAAGGAAATTTTATCCGGACAATACAATACGGAAAACGTTACTGGAAAGAAGGCATTTATTCTCCGATTACTCAGAACGAGCGTCATATGGAAGTGTTGAAAGAATGTAAATCCGAAGAGTGGAATACTGTCATGGGTGCAATGGTTAGAATGAGTTTTTCATCATTTCATAAATCATTAGTTGTGTTGGCAAATGAAAAGACGTATTTAAATGACAGGTATGCGAAAAAAGAAGTGAAAGAACAAGTAATAAGGGCAGATCAATTAATTGCAACCATTCGGAGAATGAATTCTGAGTCAAAACTTCCAAAGTCAACAAAAAAGGAAATGCTTGGATTTGGTGAAAAAATGTTGGAGAGAGATACGGGCGAAAGAAAAGATTATGCTGCCAGATATGAAGAGTTAATTGATTTAGTCGAAGCGGAAGAAATGGAAATAATTGAAAAAGAAGAGGCGACTGTAGATGCTAAAACCGTTGTTGCAGAATCAGTGGATGGAGAGCAAAAGGTCATGCCGCAAATAGAAGAAGAGCCAGCAATGATGAATCCTACAATACTAGAAGAAGTGCAAAAGGAGATACCTGCAACAACAGGGAAGATTATATGTCCGGTATGTGGCGGAGAACTTGTGCTCCGAACGGCACGCCGCGGAGCAAATACAGGAAAACAATTTTATGGCTGTTCCAGTTTCCCGAGGTGCAGATACATATTAAATATTGCTGAAAACTTAGAAAAATCAGATACCAGTCATTCGAAGAAGTAA
- a CDS encoding excisionase, with the protein MEKALLNINEFCEYMGIGKTKARELLNNPKNRFTVRIGNRLYANKKLLDEWLEYQCKRA; encoded by the coding sequence ATCGAGAAAGCATTACTAAATATAAATGAATTTTGTGAGTATATGGGGATTGGGAAAACAAAGGCAAGAGAACTGTTGAACAATCCGAAAAATAGATTTACAGTACGCATTGGTAATCGGTTGTATGCAAATAAGAAATTACTTGATGAATGGCTGGAATATCAATGCAAAAGGGCTTGA
- a CDS encoding replication initiation factor domain-containing protein: MINLEERSGSFLPELPYTNRGVIRQKEELSALIDWCQITIKEVPLEAVIEDVLRIPMELMTVTGYEKGIAGHEVVAIFANIKVLKPTGNAQYQGFQILMSGKGCRNYENFLQLNEETWFDFLNRVCQYHINFPRIDLAIDDRKPYLSIPDLIVRTKEGLLSTKLREIDFHDSGELKEEVFQSKGGSLYLGSSASNLRLVFYEKGYEQNKKYGTELDENWNRYELRFRQEMAVSVVQALLRYRDVAGLAMEVLNSKIRFLEKPTDSTTTRKRLYPTYQAWAELMKDIGKVKLTIQPQKKSLQKVWEWLEKYVAPSLKLFAEVGKIEQRDYIGNLVKNGEMNITQKQLYDDYIKARKLGERG, encoded by the coding sequence TTGATAAATTTGGAAGAAAGAAGCGGAAGTTTTCTTCCAGAACTCCCCTACACTAACAGGGGAGTAATACGACAGAAAGAAGAATTAAGTGCTTTGATAGATTGGTGTCAGATAACGATTAAGGAAGTTCCGTTAGAAGCAGTCATAGAAGATGTGTTGAGAATACCTATGGAACTTATGACGGTAACAGGCTATGAAAAGGGGATTGCAGGACATGAGGTTGTGGCTATCTTCGCTAATATCAAGGTGCTAAAGCCAACAGGAAATGCACAGTATCAAGGCTTTCAGATTTTAATGAGTGGGAAAGGTTGTCGCAACTATGAAAATTTTTTACAACTCAATGAGGAAACATGGTTTGATTTCTTAAACAGAGTTTGTCAGTATCACATCAACTTTCCTCGGATTGATTTGGCGATAGATGATAGAAAACCTTATTTGAGTATTCCCGATTTGATTGTACGGACAAAAGAGGGATTGCTTTCCACAAAACTAAGGGAGATAGATTTTCACGACTCGGGGGAACTGAAAGAAGAAGTGTTTCAGAGTAAAGGTGGTAGTCTTTATCTCGGCAGTTCAGCCAGTAATTTGAGATTGGTATTTTATGAAAAGGGATATGAACAGAATAAAAAGTATGGAACAGAATTAGACGAAAATTGGAATAGATATGAGTTGAGATTTCGGCAGGAAATGGCGGTAAGTGTAGTACAGGCATTATTGAGATATAGAGATGTGGCAGGACTGGCAATGGAAGTATTAAACAGCAAAATACGATTTTTAGAAAAGCCGACAGACAGCACGACAACACGAAAAAGGCTTTATCCAACCTATCAAGCGTGGGCGGAACTGATGAAAGATATAGGCAAGGTGAAACTTACCATACAGCCACAGAAGAAAAGTTTGCAAAAGGTGTGGGAGTGGTTAGAAAAGTATGTTGCCCCGTCTTTGAAACTGTTTGCAGAGGTTGGGAAGATAGAGCAGAGAGATTATATCGGTAATCTTGTGAAAAATGGAGAAATGAATATCACACAGAAGCAGTTGTATGATGATTACATAAAAGCAAGAAAATTAGGCGAAAGGGGGTAA
- a CDS encoding tyrosine-type recombinase/integrase: MGKDLKGKELGKGISQRADGRYIARFTSKTGKRKTLYDFKLNELKRKLREAVYEDEHGLNGNGESITLNAWYVTWTELYKKKTVKMTTIYKNHSYYNSRVKNSIGKMYLQDIKTYHVQKFLNDLIDSGLAHGTVSNIRFMLSDMFDKAVLSEYIRKNPCIGVEMPKEVKKERRVLTREEQEKFFTFASSYIHINVLKFAVTTGCRIGEVLGLKWEDCDFGKREITINKTIHYSKASSPVEGSKFFYTTAKTISSNRVIPMTDEVYEILQNQKIKQTEQKMWKRSIWKQHKEFQNLVFTCSDGSPVYYYNVNSAIKDYVAKINVIEIELAKEEKREPKIFELFTCHTLRHTYATRCYENGVDQQVVQKLLGHSTLAMTTDLYTHVSEEKKKEEVAELKILA; this comes from the coding sequence ATGGGTAAAGATTTAAAGGGCAAAGAACTCGGTAAGGGAATTTCACAGAGAGCAGACGGACGCTATATTGCAAGATTTACAAGCAAAACAGGGAAACGAAAAACGCTTTATGATTTTAAACTGAATGAATTAAAACGGAAGTTGCGAGAAGCGGTTTATGAAGATGAACATGGTTTGAATGGCAATGGCGAAAGTATCACTTTAAATGCGTGGTATGTAACGTGGACGGAGTTGTATAAGAAGAAAACAGTCAAAATGACTACGATATATAAAAACCACAGTTACTACAATTCAAGAGTGAAAAACTCTATCGGAAAGATGTATTTGCAGGACATTAAAACATATCACGTTCAGAAATTTTTGAATGATTTGATAGACAGCGGTCTTGCACACGGAACGGTATCGAACATTAGATTTATGTTAAGCGATATGTTTGATAAGGCAGTATTGAGTGAATACATTAGAAAAAATCCCTGTATCGGTGTGGAAATGCCAAAAGAAGTGAAAAAGGAAAGGCGTGTATTAACAAGAGAGGAACAGGAGAAATTTTTTACATTTGCTTCTTCCTATATACACATCAATGTTCTGAAATTTGCTGTGACAACAGGCTGTCGGATTGGAGAAGTGCTTGGACTGAAATGGGAAGATTGTGATTTTGGAAAAAGAGAAATTACAATCAATAAGACAATTCATTACTCAAAGGCTTCCAGTCCCGTTGAGGGTTCAAAGTTTTTCTATACGACTGCAAAAACCATATCAAGTAATCGTGTCATTCCTATGACAGATGAAGTGTATGAGATTTTGCAAAATCAGAAGATAAAGCAGACAGAACAGAAGATGTGGAAACGCTCGATATGGAAACAGCATAAAGAATTTCAAAACTTGGTATTTACCTGTTCGGACGGTTCGCCAGTTTATTATTACAATGTCAATAGTGCAATCAAAGACTATGTAGCGAAAATCAATGTAATAGAGATTGAACTGGCAAAGGAAGAAAAGAGAGAGCCGAAGATATTTGAACTGTTTACCTGTCACACTCTGCGACATACATACGCTACAAGGTGTTATGAAAATGGAGTAGACCAACAGGTAGTGCAGAAACTCTTAGGTCACTCAACATTGGCAATGACAACCGATTTATACACTCACGTTTCAGAAGAGAAGAAAAAAGAAGAAGTAGCTGAACTGAAAATATTGGCTTAA
- a CDS encoding flavodoxin family protein: protein MKIVIINGSARKGNTLTAINAFIKGADEKNEIEVIAPDKLHISPCKGCGACQCHKGCVDQDDTNSTINKLVEADMILFATPVYWWGMTAQLKQVIDKCYCRGLQLKEKKIGLIVVGGSPLDNIQYELICKQFDCMASYLSWDMLFQKCYYANARDELAKDVDAIQKLENLGKNV, encoded by the coding sequence ATGAAAATCGTGATTATTAATGGAAGTGCCAGGAAAGGAAATACATTGACAGCAATCAATGCATTTATAAAAGGAGCGGATGAAAAGAATGAAATCGAGGTGATTGCTCCGGATAAGTTACATATCAGTCCGTGTAAAGGCTGTGGTGCCTGTCAATGTCATAAAGGCTGTGTGGATCAGGACGATACGAATTCAACGATTAATAAACTGGTGGAAGCAGATATGATTCTTTTTGCAACACCTGTGTACTGGTGGGGAATGACAGCACAGTTGAAACAGGTCATCGATAAATGTTATTGCCGCGGACTGCAGCTAAAAGAAAAAAAGATTGGGTTGATTGTAGTAGGCGGCTCACCGTTAGATAATATACAATACGAATTGATTTGTAAGCAGTTTGATTGCATGGCAAGTTATTTGTCATGGGATATGCTGTTCCAGAAATGTTATTATGCAAATGCAAGAGATGAACTTGCAAAAGATGTAGATGCAATTCAGAAGCTGGAGAATCTGGGAAAAAATGTATAA